In Vibrio gallicus, a single window of DNA contains:
- a CDS encoding GMP reductase: protein MRIEQELKLGFKDVLFRPKRSTLKSRSQVNLTRDFTFKHSGRQWSGVPVIAANMDSVATFEMAAALAEHDVMTAVHKHYTVEQWAEFVQNADAKTLNNVFVSTGTSEAEFEKTKQIMALSEELIFICVDIANGYSEHLVEYVEKVRAQFPTKVISAGNVVTGDMCEELILAGADIVKVGIGPGSVCTTRVKTGVGYPQLSAIIECGDAAHGLGGVIIGDGGCSCAGDVSKAFGGGADFVMLGGMLAGHEESGGEAIEQDGKKFMKFYGMSSESAMDKHSGGVAKYRAAEGKTVLLPFRGSVHNTISDILGGVRSTCTYVGAAKLKELTKRTTFIRVQEQENNVFGKE, encoded by the coding sequence ATGCGTATCGAACAAGAACTTAAGTTAGGCTTTAAAGATGTACTGTTTCGCCCGAAGCGTTCAACACTAAAAAGTCGTTCTCAAGTAAATTTAACCCGCGATTTTACATTCAAGCATAGCGGTCGTCAATGGTCTGGTGTCCCTGTAATTGCTGCAAATATGGATTCAGTAGCAACCTTCGAAATGGCGGCAGCTCTTGCCGAGCACGACGTAATGACAGCGGTACACAAACATTACACTGTTGAGCAGTGGGCTGAGTTTGTACAAAACGCAGATGCGAAAACACTAAATAATGTGTTTGTTTCTACCGGCACATCAGAAGCAGAGTTTGAAAAAACCAAGCAGATCATGGCACTTTCAGAAGAGCTGATCTTTATCTGTGTTGATATCGCTAACGGCTACTCAGAACACCTAGTAGAGTATGTAGAAAAGGTGCGCGCACAATTCCCAACCAAGGTTATCTCAGCAGGTAACGTGGTAACAGGTGACATGTGTGAAGAGCTTATTCTAGCCGGCGCTGATATCGTGAAAGTGGGCATTGGCCCAGGCTCTGTATGTACAACTCGCGTTAAAACCGGCGTTGGCTACCCACAACTATCAGCAATCATCGAGTGCGGCGATGCTGCGCACGGCCTAGGCGGCGTAATCATCGGCGACGGCGGCTGTTCATGTGCAGGGGATGTATCAAAAGCATTCGGCGGCGGCGCAGACTTCGTTATGCTAGGTGGCATGCTAGCAGGCCACGAAGAATCAGGCGGTGAAGCAATCGAACAAGACGGCAAAAAGTTCATGAAGTTCTACGGCATGTCTTCAGAAAGCGCAATGGACAAGCACTCAGGCGGAGTAGCTAAATACCGTGCAGCCGAAGGAAAAACCGTGTTATTACCATTCCGCGGCAGCGTTCATAACACCATCTCTGACATCCTTGGCGGTGTACGCTCAACCTGCACCTACGTAGGCGCAGCCAAGCTTAAAGAGCTGACCAAGCGTACCACCTTCATCCGCGTACAAGAGCAAGAGAACAACGTGTTCGGTAAAGAGTAA
- a CDS encoding acyltransferase, whose translation MHTNNQRIPSLELGRIIAILAVITIHSQLLVTYPLYNETPWLGDFINQASRFAVPYFFLLTGYLLQPKLTQNPIGTALGYIKPLTLIWLVWSVIYLPIPFNLTTVITQGYVAERSQYWNFLAQTPINSLLEGGLVHLWYLPALVVGVGIIAVVIRLNIQAMLLPLGLILFIYGVLAGSYFNATDIPSPFYTRNGPFFSLLMISLGLEIRRLNISISSNRALLMLVLGMTIHFIEAYYLLHWSVDFRIHDYLFGTPIWALGFFMLLLANPNLGANKYLQPIANLTLGIYVSHLLFVIYLSNLAGFLGLDMWKKDLLVWLGTIIASLLFSYLVMKSPVRRALLR comes from the coding sequence ATGCACACCAATAATCAACGCATTCCAAGCTTAGAGCTGGGTCGCATCATCGCGATACTCGCTGTTATTACAATACATAGCCAACTATTGGTTACGTATCCTCTATATAATGAAACACCTTGGCTTGGAGACTTCATCAATCAAGCTAGCCGTTTTGCCGTGCCCTATTTCTTCCTATTAACTGGATATTTACTGCAACCTAAACTCACTCAAAACCCTATTGGCACCGCGCTGGGTTATATCAAACCCCTAACCTTAATTTGGCTAGTTTGGAGTGTTATTTATCTGCCGATTCCGTTTAATTTAACGACAGTAATCACCCAAGGCTACGTAGCTGAACGCTCGCAATACTGGAATTTCCTAGCCCAAACACCAATTAACTCTCTACTAGAAGGCGGCTTGGTTCACCTATGGTACCTACCTGCACTTGTCGTTGGTGTGGGTATAATCGCGGTTGTCATTCGGTTAAATATTCAAGCAATGCTACTGCCATTAGGCTTGATACTGTTTATATATGGGGTCTTAGCCGGCAGCTACTTTAATGCGACAGATATCCCATCGCCTTTTTACACAAGAAATGGGCCATTCTTTAGCTTACTGATGATAAGTTTGGGGCTGGAAATCCGCCGCTTAAATATATCGATTAGCTCAAACCGTGCGCTATTAATGCTAGTTTTAGGCATGACCATTCATTTTATTGAAGCTTACTACCTTCTCCATTGGAGCGTAGATTTCCGTATCCATGACTATCTATTTGGCACACCCATTTGGGCTTTAGGCTTTTTCATGTTGTTACTCGCTAACCCAAACTTGGGAGCTAATAAATACCTTCAACCTATCGCTAACCTGACGCTAGGGATCTACGTATCCCACCTTTTATTTGTCATTTATCTATCTAATTTGGCAGGGTTTTTAGGGTTAGATATGTGGAAAAAAGATCTGTTGGTTTGGCTTGGAACAATCATAGCTTCCTTGCTATTTAGTTATCTGGTTATGAAAAGCCCCGTGCGAAGAGCATTACTTAGATAA
- a CDS encoding NAD(P)H-hydrate dehydratase, with protein MVSLYLSQQVKIGEVEAAQRAGVPMYELMERAGAAAFERLESLCLPQHKLLVCCGSGNNGGDGFVVARLAKQQGYEVTLYQPDFCDSSTADSIIAKQAWLDIGGEITSAFPTQPHAIIVDGLLGTGLVGNIRANMLQVIAKVNASDAKVLALDIPSGLNADNGTIIGDCVQADATVSFIGLKSGLVTGKASSVVGALFTADLDINHYFTQAQKPYAQIFDRAQAMNILPHRDNCSHKGDSGRVSLVGGATGYCGAIVLSAQGCVRSGAGLVSVLTSQDAINALLCRQPEVMAQLYSQHGLDKQQRQQLSRSDVIAIGPGLGQQEWGKEALREVLELKQIARVFDADALNLIANISPAPDLSNAIITPHPGEAARLLNLSIAEIEQDRYHAAERLYEKYAAVVVLKGPGTIVYDGKHRAVICAGNSGMASGGMGDVLTGAISALIAQGLSITHAAMLGAWLHSTAADNAAKTAGKIGIVASDLLYELRSLLNAHSE; from the coding sequence GTGGTCAGTCTCTATCTTTCCCAACAAGTTAAAATCGGCGAAGTGGAAGCCGCTCAGCGAGCGGGTGTTCCCATGTATGAATTGATGGAGCGAGCTGGCGCGGCTGCCTTTGAGCGCCTTGAAAGTCTCTGTTTACCGCAGCACAAGCTATTGGTATGTTGCGGCTCAGGCAATAATGGTGGTGATGGCTTTGTGGTAGCAAGGCTTGCAAAACAGCAAGGCTATGAGGTCACATTGTATCAGCCTGATTTTTGTGACAGCTCCACTGCTGATTCGATAATTGCTAAGCAGGCGTGGTTAGATATTGGAGGAGAAATCACCTCAGCGTTCCCTACTCAACCCCATGCCATTATCGTAGATGGCCTGTTAGGTACTGGACTGGTTGGTAACATACGAGCCAATATGTTGCAGGTCATAGCTAAAGTTAACGCATCAGATGCCAAAGTACTGGCGCTAGATATTCCTTCTGGGCTTAATGCTGATAACGGCACGATTATTGGCGACTGCGTGCAGGCCGATGCGACGGTGTCGTTTATCGGCCTAAAGTCAGGCTTAGTTACAGGTAAAGCAAGCTCAGTCGTTGGGGCGTTATTTACAGCAGATCTCGATATAAATCACTACTTTACGCAGGCCCAGAAACCTTATGCCCAGATATTTGATCGTGCACAGGCGATGAACATCCTGCCCCATAGGGATAATTGCTCCCACAAAGGCGATAGTGGCCGGGTGAGCTTAGTTGGCGGTGCAACGGGTTACTGCGGAGCGATAGTATTATCAGCGCAAGGGTGCGTGAGAAGTGGCGCGGGCTTGGTGAGTGTTTTGACAAGCCAAGATGCCATCAATGCGCTTTTATGCCGTCAGCCAGAGGTGATGGCGCAACTATATAGTCAACACGGCTTAGATAAGCAGCAACGCCAGCAGTTATCGCGCAGTGATGTGATAGCCATTGGTCCTGGGCTAGGCCAGCAAGAGTGGGGCAAAGAGGCATTGCGCGAGGTGCTAGAACTCAAGCAAATTGCGCGTGTATTTGATGCCGATGCCTTGAACCTTATCGCAAACATTAGCCCTGCACCCGACTTATCAAATGCAATCATTACCCCTCATCCGGGCGAAGCGGCGCGTCTACTAAATCTATCAATTGCCGAGATAGAGCAAGACAGATACCACGCGGCAGAACGCTTGTATGAAAAATACGCGGCGGTAGTCGTGCTAAAAGGGCCGGGAACCATTGTTTATGACGGCAAGCACCGAGCTGTTATCTGCGCTGGAAACTCTGGTATGGCAAGTGGTGGCATGGGGGATGTATTAACTGGTGCGATAAGCGCTTTGATAGCCCAAGGGCTATCTATAACGCACGCGGCTATGTTAGGTGCTTGGTTACACTCCACCGCGGCCGATAACGCGGCCAAAACAGCGGGCAAAATAGGTATAGTTGCCAGTGATTTACTTTATGAGCTGCGCAGCCTGCTAAATGCACATAGTGAGTGA
- a CDS encoding L-lactate MFS transporter, which translates to MKKFNKAMQILVAGFCINLCLGILYAWSIFNKALVTDLGWNPADASQPYAIATITFSIALLVAGILQDRMGPRNILILGATLTGVGMIASSFATTPAMLSITFGFVAGAGIGFGYACLSPAAMKWFHPSKKGMVNGLIAAGFGLAAVYLAPLTAALINNYGIDQSFLILGIGVLVIAVPLATTINNPPADYVPEAPKVKAGEAPVAVKESNDISWKVMLKTPQFYSLWVMYAFASATGLMIIGNITTIASVQANLPNAVYLASILAVFNSGGRIGAGILSDKIGGLQTLFIAFALQGVNMVLFATFKSEATLIVGTAIAAVGYGTLLAVFPSITAEFYGLKNYGTNYGVLYTAWGIGGAIGAAVVGFSMTHGEGYNLAYTISAVMMGVCVVLALVTRPINEEKSAQLAAA; encoded by the coding sequence ATGAAAAAGTTTAATAAAGCAATGCAAATCCTAGTCGCGGGATTCTGCATTAATCTATGTTTAGGCATTTTATATGCGTGGAGCATCTTCAATAAAGCACTGGTTACCGATCTTGGATGGAACCCTGCGGATGCCTCTCAACCGTATGCTATTGCCACTATCACCTTCTCTATCGCTCTTCTAGTAGCTGGTATTTTACAAGACCGTATGGGGCCTCGTAATATCTTGATCCTCGGCGCAACCTTAACCGGCGTTGGAATGATAGCATCAAGCTTTGCCACTACACCGGCGATGCTAAGTATCACATTTGGCTTTGTTGCCGGAGCGGGTATTGGCTTTGGATACGCGTGTTTATCACCCGCGGCAATGAAATGGTTTCACCCTTCTAAAAAGGGAATGGTTAATGGTTTGATTGCGGCAGGGTTTGGCCTTGCTGCGGTATATCTTGCCCCTCTTACCGCTGCGCTTATCAATAACTATGGTATTGATCAAAGCTTCCTTATTTTAGGTATTGGGGTACTTGTTATTGCCGTACCACTAGCGACCACAATCAACAACCCACCAGCGGATTACGTCCCTGAAGCGCCTAAGGTAAAAGCAGGTGAAGCACCGGTAGCGGTTAAGGAAAGCAACGATATCTCATGGAAGGTGATGCTAAAAACACCACAATTCTATTCGCTGTGGGTTATGTACGCATTTGCTTCTGCAACTGGCCTTATGATCATCGGTAACATCACCACTATCGCCAGTGTTCAAGCCAATTTGCCGAATGCTGTCTATCTAGCCTCTATCTTGGCCGTCTTTAACTCAGGTGGTCGTATTGGCGCAGGTATATTATCTGACAAGATCGGTGGTCTACAGACGTTGTTCATCGCATTTGCACTGCAAGGTGTGAATATGGTGTTATTTGCGACCTTCAAATCAGAAGCCACTCTGATTGTGGGCACTGCAATTGCCGCCGTAGGATACGGCACACTGCTAGCGGTATTCCCATCGATCACCGCTGAGTTCTATGGCCTTAAAAACTATGGCACCAACTATGGTGTACTTTACACCGCTTGGGGTATTGGTGGCGCAATCGGCGCAGCCGTTGTCGGTTTCTCAATGACCCATGGCGAAGGCTACAACCTAGCCTACACTATCTCTGCGGTTATGATGGGCGTGTGTGTAGTGTTAGCCCTTGTGACTCGTCCAATCAATGAGGAAAAATCAGCTCAGCTTGCCGCTGCTTGA
- a CDS encoding NADH:ubiquinone oxidoreductase: protein MKIFLLLLVSVSAGAASAEHLNSFLYGLSTASLAVGTCFWFAFRSSRWPQLAVFMLLVGMLSKLLITVIATMMGVKSGIITSPLVFSLSYLFFALAVSYVYFYFKDRATNRRLGLNKA, encoded by the coding sequence ATGAAAATATTTTTGCTTTTATTGGTTTCCGTTTCTGCCGGTGCAGCTTCAGCTGAACATTTAAACTCTTTCCTTTACGGGCTGAGCACTGCATCTTTAGCGGTAGGGACATGTTTTTGGTTTGCATTTCGTTCGTCACGCTGGCCACAACTTGCGGTCTTTATGCTTCTGGTTGGGATGCTATCCAAGCTTTTGATAACCGTAATTGCAACAATGATGGGGGTTAAATCGGGTATTATCACCTCTCCATTGGTGTTCTCTCTTTCTTATCTATTCTTTGCACTGGCAGTAAGCTATGTCTATTTCTACTTTAAAGATAGGGCGACAAATCGCCGATTGGGCTTAAACAAAGCTTAA
- a CDS encoding helicase-related protein: MLIDNTTNKVTDVLTESLKEDDKLSIMTGLFSIYAFDALKEELLGLNSVRVLFSQFKGFGNLDEVNSPFGSLLGGGHETRFRNQLNQKAIAREFAGWIESKANVRLVSQAGTVGRHIIASEGKEVTAIDGAQFNGAGLGLSESASFDMITNVPSPQSKDLLSYFNMVWNAKGQVKDAKKELLSQLEQLTKDQPANFIYFVTLYNLFKDFIGELQEENIINTRTGFKDTIVWNKLYKFQRDGVLGAIDKLSKYNGCIIADSVGLGKTFEALAVIKYFELRNDKVLVLCPKKLRDNWLVYTQNDKRNLLANDRFNYDVLNHTDMSRFKGYSGAINLETINWGNYDLVVIDESHNFRNNNPKKDGKNRYQRLLDDIIKAGVKTKVLMLSATPVNNRLNDMKNQVAFITEANDSALHEHGINSIEGTLRTAQQHFNAWSKRPTDERTSQELLDTINFDYFKLLDIYTIARSRKHIEKYYGTEDVGKFPTRLLPKNIKSEIDLQNTFPPLKDVNDTIRRLTLACYSPMKYVRVDKREEYARRYDQKVKGGSTFKQVDREASLVHLMRINLLKRMESSIFSFKLTSEKLLGQVEAILRQIEHFNQHIAPNITSSMTEEFVAPPIEDINDFELESPELAPFMVGKKTKVRIQDMDLIRYAQDLDADCAFLREIVRESCEVDLPRDAKLKALKQAIKEKIAQPINGENKKVIIFSAFADTAEYLYRDLSSWALREFDINTALITGQRTETTLLDPTGKKVKADLNSMLTHFSPISKEREKVFPEFSKEIEILIATDCISEGQNLQDCDYLVNYDIHWNPVRIIQRFGRIDRLGSVNERIQLVNFWPNMELDEYINLEARVSGRMVLLDISATGEENVIEQNSAEMNDLDYRRKQLEQLQGQVVDLEEISGGVSITDLTLNDFRMDLSEFLKEHLEVLENAPTGLFAPVRIDSNDVEMAAVSDELEPGVIFCLKDKAGSVQVDDSYALAPYYLVYVSEDEDVVYSFTQAKHILDIIKKLSSGRSEPDPAAYAQVIRDSRNYENMDEYLHLLSIAVEDIAGKSEEKGAASLFNPGGTTLTGNSTQQINDFEVISYLIVV; encoded by the coding sequence ATGTTAATTGATAACACTACAAATAAAGTTACAGATGTACTCACTGAGAGCCTAAAGGAAGATGATAAGCTATCTATCATGACGGGTTTGTTTTCTATCTATGCATTCGATGCTCTAAAAGAAGAACTATTGGGCTTAAATTCAGTAAGAGTACTCTTCTCGCAGTTTAAAGGTTTTGGCAATCTCGATGAGGTCAATAGTCCTTTCGGTTCACTGCTTGGGGGGGGACATGAGACTCGCTTTAGAAATCAGCTAAATCAAAAGGCAATAGCGAGAGAATTTGCTGGCTGGATAGAATCAAAAGCAAACGTTCGATTGGTCTCTCAAGCTGGCACAGTAGGGCGTCACATTATCGCTAGTGAAGGTAAAGAAGTAACGGCGATAGATGGTGCACAGTTTAATGGTGCTGGCCTAGGGCTTTCGGAGTCTGCATCTTTTGACATGATTACTAACGTTCCTTCGCCACAATCGAAAGACTTACTTTCATATTTTAATATGGTATGGAACGCTAAAGGTCAGGTTAAAGATGCTAAAAAGGAATTGCTTAGTCAGTTAGAGCAGCTAACAAAAGACCAGCCAGCAAATTTTATCTATTTTGTAACCTTATACAATTTATTCAAAGACTTTATTGGTGAGCTTCAAGAAGAAAATATCATCAATACTCGAACAGGTTTTAAAGACACCATTGTTTGGAATAAATTATATAAATTTCAGAGGGATGGGGTGCTTGGTGCCATTGATAAACTTTCCAAATACAATGGCTGTATCATCGCTGATAGTGTCGGTTTGGGTAAAACCTTTGAAGCATTAGCCGTGATTAAGTACTTCGAACTGCGTAACGACAAAGTGCTCGTTCTATGTCCGAAAAAACTTCGCGATAACTGGCTCGTTTACACTCAAAACGACAAACGTAACCTGCTCGCCAATGACCGCTTCAATTATGACGTACTCAATCACACAGACATGAGTCGTTTTAAAGGTTACTCAGGAGCTATCAATCTCGAAACTATTAACTGGGGTAATTACGATCTCGTTGTCATCGATGAAAGTCATAACTTCCGTAATAACAATCCTAAAAAAGATGGCAAAAACCGCTACCAAAGATTGCTTGATGACATAATAAAAGCGGGCGTTAAGACAAAAGTGTTAATGCTCTCTGCGACACCTGTTAACAACCGTTTGAATGATATGAAGAATCAGGTCGCGTTTATTACGGAGGCTAACGATTCGGCGTTACACGAGCATGGCATCAACAGTATTGAAGGTACATTAAGAACCGCTCAGCAGCACTTTAACGCTTGGTCTAAACGACCAACGGATGAGCGAACCTCTCAAGAGCTTTTGGATACCATAAATTTCGATTACTTTAAGCTACTCGATATTTACACAATTGCGCGCTCCCGAAAACATATAGAGAAATACTATGGTACCGAGGATGTGGGTAAATTCCCTACGCGCTTGCTACCTAAAAACATCAAGTCAGAGATTGACCTACAGAACACTTTTCCACCATTAAAAGATGTAAACGACACTATTCGTCGCTTAACTCTGGCATGCTATTCGCCAATGAAGTATGTGAGAGTGGACAAACGAGAAGAATATGCGAGACGTTATGACCAAAAGGTAAAAGGTGGTTCAACGTTCAAGCAGGTAGACCGTGAAGCAAGTCTCGTGCATTTAATGCGTATAAACCTACTCAAGCGCATGGAAAGCTCCATTTTCTCGTTCAAGCTAACATCAGAGAAGCTACTAGGGCAGGTAGAAGCGATTCTAAGGCAGATTGAGCACTTTAATCAGCACATAGCCCCAAATATCACTTCGTCTATGACCGAAGAGTTTGTGGCGCCACCAATTGAGGATATCAACGACTTTGAGTTAGAGAGCCCAGAACTCGCTCCGTTTATGGTGGGAAAGAAAACTAAAGTTCGAATCCAAGACATGGACTTAATTCGCTATGCTCAAGACCTTGATGCGGATTGTGCTTTTTTGCGGGAAATTGTTCGTGAATCTTGTGAGGTCGACCTGCCAAGAGATGCAAAGCTAAAGGCGCTAAAACAAGCAATTAAAGAAAAAATTGCTCAGCCTATAAATGGTGAAAATAAAAAGGTCATCATATTCTCCGCGTTTGCAGACACAGCTGAGTATTTGTATAGAGATCTTTCAAGCTGGGCATTACGTGAGTTTGATATCAATACGGCTTTGATTACAGGTCAAAGAACAGAGACTACGCTACTTGACCCAACTGGAAAGAAAGTAAAGGCTGACTTAAATAGCATGCTCACGCATTTTTCACCTATTTCTAAAGAGCGAGAGAAAGTGTTTCCTGAGTTCTCAAAGGAAATTGAGATCTTAATTGCGACAGACTGTATTTCCGAAGGCCAGAACTTGCAGGATTGTGATTACCTCGTTAACTACGATATTCACTGGAACCCTGTTCGAATAATACAACGTTTTGGTCGAATAGATCGTTTAGGCTCGGTAAATGAACGTATTCAACTTGTAAACTTTTGGCCAAATATGGAGTTAGATGAATACATCAACCTTGAAGCTCGAGTGAGTGGAAGAATGGTACTACTCGACATTTCAGCTACGGGTGAAGAGAACGTGATTGAGCAAAATTCAGCAGAAATGAATGACCTTGACTATCGCCGCAAACAATTGGAACAGCTTCAAGGCCAAGTCGTTGATTTGGAAGAAATATCAGGTGGCGTTTCTATCACTGATTTAACTCTCAATGACTTCAGAATGGATTTATCTGAGTTCTTAAAGGAGCATTTGGAAGTACTAGAAAATGCGCCGACGGGTTTGTTTGCACCAGTGCGTATTGATAGCAACGATGTAGAGATGGCAGCGGTGTCTGATGAGTTAGAGCCTGGTGTTATCTTTTGCCTGAAAGACAAGGCGGGTTCAGTACAAGTTGATGATAGTTATGCCCTTGCGCCTTATTACTTAGTCTATGTTTCGGAAGATGAAGACGTGGTGTACTCGTTTACGCAAGCAAAGCATATTCTCGATATCATAAAGAAACTGTCCAGTGGCCGTTCAGAGCCCGATCCTGCGGCTTATGCTCAGGTTATAAGAGATAGCCGAAATTATGAAAATATGGATGAATACCTTCACCTATTGAGTATCGCAGTGGAAGACATTGCAGGTAAGAGTGAAGAAAAAGGCGCAGCAAGTTTGTTTAATCCTGGCGGAACAACGTTAACGGGTAATTCAACTCAACAGATTAATGATTTTGAAGTCATTAGTTATTTGATTGTCGTGTAA
- a CDS encoding DUF4391 domain-containing protein, with translation MQIESTKAEQVFSHFAFPKSTELGVKVPKKTIADNASLSSGDKPLIKEVLKSLVWRYTMKPETVNIPVFEDGLHEYKEIAILHVIVKSTNKTKQLCKLLHHQIPYPTMLVVEYEDSVALSLADKRINQVDHSKLTIEHQYDTGWIGSEVTDTFVLDFFSDFRFDHCSTLSLYDFYSGLIQKLNFLEAAKTTGKYGNSNEKDLTPLITELAMLEGQLQTIRNKIIKETQMNTKMRLNVEARKVKQAISAITSQLT, from the coding sequence GTGCAGATAGAATCTACCAAAGCAGAGCAAGTTTTTAGCCACTTCGCATTTCCCAAATCAACAGAGCTGGGAGTAAAAGTACCTAAGAAGACCATTGCAGATAACGCGTCTCTTTCAAGTGGTGACAAGCCACTAATAAAAGAGGTGCTTAAATCGTTAGTATGGCGATATACCATGAAGCCAGAAACTGTGAATATTCCAGTATTTGAAGATGGTTTACATGAGTACAAAGAAATCGCGATACTGCATGTAATAGTAAAGAGTACAAACAAGACGAAGCAACTCTGTAAGCTACTGCATCATCAAATTCCTTACCCAACGATGTTGGTCGTTGAGTATGAAGATAGTGTCGCTCTTAGCTTGGCGGACAAACGAATAAATCAAGTTGACCACAGCAAGTTAACTATCGAACATCAGTACGATACTGGGTGGATAGGAAGTGAAGTAACAGATACTTTTGTTCTAGACTTTTTTTCTGATTTTCGCTTTGACCATTGTTCAACCTTAAGTCTTTATGACTTCTATTCTGGCTTGATTCAAAAGCTGAATTTTCTTGAAGCGGCTAAGACTACGGGAAAGTATGGCAACTCTAATGAAAAGGACTTAACACCACTCATAACAGAGTTAGCCATGTTAGAAGGGCAATTGCAAACTATCAGAAACAAAATAATAAAAGAGACGCAAATGAACACTAAAATGCGTCTCAATGTTGAAGCAAGGAAAGTAAAGCAAGCAATCTCAGCGATTACCTCTCAGTTGACCTAG
- a CDS encoding HTH-like domain-containing protein, producing MNDKIFFRIKEALEQAPRNQRMAELQIQCLKYADDLPSITAREFCETLNLKPSYGTEFSKMRNLTSRLKSAGLDVTKL from the coding sequence ATGAATGATAAAATTTTCTTCAGGATAAAAGAGGCGTTAGAGCAAGCTCCTCGCAACCAGCGAATGGCTGAACTGCAAATTCAATGCTTGAAGTATGCAGATGATTTACCTTCGATTACTGCTAGAGAGTTCTGCGAAACATTGAATCTAAAGCCGAGCTATGGCACTGAATTTAGTAAAATGCGAAACCTTACCTCTCGCCTCAAATCTGCTGGTTTAGACGTCACAAAGCTTTAG